In Schistocerca gregaria isolate iqSchGreg1 chromosome 9, iqSchGreg1.2, whole genome shotgun sequence, a single genomic region encodes these proteins:
- the LOC126292024 gene encoding cuticle protein 16.5-like, whose protein sequence is MKVLAIVFLALAVVAYAEEAAEKKEAAPEAVAEEKKQEKRGLLGLGYGAAPAIGYAAHGIGYAAPAVSYAAPAVSYAAPAYAAYAAPAVAKVAAPAVAYAAAPAVARVAAPVARVSYAAPAVSYAAPAVSYAAPAYAAYAAPAVAKVAAPAVAYAAPAYAAYAAPAVAKVAAPAVAYAAAPAVSYAAPAYAAYAAPAIAKVAAAPALSYAAYGYGHGLAYH, encoded by the coding sequence GCTATTGTCTTCCTCGCCCTCGCCGTAGTCGCCTACGCCGAAGAGGCCGCTGAGAAGAAGGAGGCCGCCCCCGAGGCCGTCGCCGAGGAGAAGAAGCAGGAGAAGCGCGGTCTCCTGGGTCTGGGCTacggcgccgcccccgccatcgGCTACGCCGCCCACGGTATCGGCTACGCCGCCCCCGCTGTGagctacgccgcccccgccgtgaGCTACGCTGCCCCCGCCTACGCCGCatacgccgcccccgccgtcgctaaggtcgccgcccccgccgtggcctacgccgccgcccccgctgtcGCCAGGGTTGCCGCTCCCGTCGCCAGGGTgtcctacgccgcccccgccgtcagctacgccgcccccgccgtgaGCTACGCCGCTCCCGCCTACGCCGCCTACGCCGCCCCTGCCGTCGCTAAGGTCGCCGCCCCCGCcgtggcctacgccgcccccgcctacgccgcctacgccgcccccgccgtggCTAAGGTCGCCGCCCCCGCTGTGGCctacgccgccgcccccgccgtgagCTACGCCGCCCCCGCTTACGCTGCGtacgccgcccccgccatcgctaAGGTGGCCGCCGCCCCCGCCCTCTCCTACGCCGCCTACGGCTACGGACACGGTCTGGCTTACCACTAA